The Bubalus kerabau isolate K-KA32 ecotype Philippines breed swamp buffalo chromosome X, PCC_UOA_SB_1v2, whole genome shotgun sequence genome has a segment encoding these proteins:
- the CYSLTR1 gene encoding cysteinyl leukotriene receptor 1, translating into MDGVGNLTVSSSSSNACNDTIDDFRNQVYSTLYSMISVVGFFGNGFVLYILIKTYHEKSAYQVYMINLAVADLLCVCTLPLRVVYYVHKGIWLFGDFLCRLSTYALYVNLYCSIFFMTAMSFFRCIAIVFPVQNINLVTQKKARFVCVSIWIFVILTSSPFLMSKSYKDEKNNTKCFEPPQDNQAKYYVLVLHYVSLFFGFIIPFIIIIVCYTMIILTLLKKSMKKNLSSRKKAIGMIIVVTAAFLISFMPYHIQRTIHLHFLHNETKPCDSVLRMQKSVVITLSLAASNCCFDPLLYFFSGGNFRRRLSTFRKHSLSSMTYVPKKKTSLPEKGEEIYKE; encoded by the coding sequence ATGGATGGAGTTGGAAATCTGACAGTATCTTCTTCCAGTAGTAATGCATGCAATGACACTATTGATGATTTCCGAAATCAAGTGTATTCCACCTTGTACTCTATGATCTCTGTTGTGGGCTTCTTTGGCAATGGCTTTGTGCTCTATATCCTCATAAAAACATATCATGAGAAGTCAGCCTACCAAGTATACATGATTAATTTAGCAGTAGCTGAtctactgtgtgtgtgcacactacCTCTCCGTGTGGTCTATTATGTTCACAAAGGCATTTGGCTCTTTGGTGACTTTTTGTGTCGCCTCAGCACCTACGCCTTGTATGTCAACCTCTATTGTAGCATCTTCTTTATGACAGCCATGAGCTTTTTCCGGTGCATTGCAATTGTTTTCCCAGTCCAAAATATTAATTTGGTTACACAGAAAAAAGCCAGgtttgtgtgtgttagtattTGGATTTTTGTGATTTTGACTAGTTCTCCATTTTTAATGTCCAAATCTtacaaagatgagaaaaataataccAAGTGCTTTGAGCCCCCACAGGACAATCAAGCTAAATATTATGTCTTGGTCTTGCATTATGTGTCATTATTTTTTGGATTTATCATTCCTTTCATTATTATAATTGTCTGTTACACGATGATCATTTTGACCTTactaaaaaaatcaatgaagaaaaATCTGTCAAGTCGTAAAAAAGCTATAGGAATGATCATAGTTGTGACAGCTGCCTTTTTGATCAGCTTCATGCCGTATCATATTCAACGTACCATTCACCTTCATTTTTTACACAATGAAACAAAACCCTGTGATTCTGTCCTTAGAATGCAAAAGTCAGTGGTCATAACCTTGTCTCTGGCTGCATCAAATTGTTGCTTTGACCCTCTACTATATTTCTTTTCAGGGGGGAACTTTAGGAGAAGGCTGTCTACATTTAGAAAGCATTCTTTGTCCAGCATGACTTATGTACCCAAGAAGAAGACCTCCTTgccagaaaaaggagaagaaatatataaagaatag